The sequence below is a genomic window from Brevibacillus laterosporus.
GAGCCTGCGCCAATATCGACTAGAACAACACCTAGATTTTTATCGTCTTTGGTCAAGGCGACGGAGCTTGCGGCCAATGGTTGCAAAAAGATGCCAGCAACCTGTAAATCAGCTCGCTGTGCACATCGTACAACATTGTGGATCACTGTTTTGGATCCAGTAACAATGGTGCCTTCCATCTCAAGACGAACGCCGATCATTCCCCGAGGATCTTTTATCTTTCCTAAACCGTCAACAACAAATTCCGTCGGTACGACATCGATAATTTCACGATCTGGCGGCAGTGCGACAACCTTTGCAGCTTGAACAACACGATCAATATCTTCTTCACGGATCTCGCGGTCTTCACTGGAAACGGCTACCACGCCCTGCGTTTCGAATAGCTCTATATGGGTGCCAGATATTCCGACATAAACGTCTTCAATTGTTACCCCTACCATACGTTCAGCATGATCGACTGCTTCTCGGATTGCATGCACGGTTTGGTCGATATCTACAATAGTTCCTCTACTAATGCCCTCTGAATGGGATTGGCCTACACCAATAATATTGATATTGCCGTTATTTACTTCTCCAATCATAACGCGTACTTTAGAGGTACCAATATCGATGCTGACAATAAGATCATTTTGACTGTTTACCAAACCAGTGACACCTCCCCTAGTTCAACTTGTACTTTAATTAAGTGATGACATCTGCATATTTTATTCCACACAGGATACCCATTCCCTTTTTTTTCTTACAATCTTTTTTAAAAATCATATTGGTAATTGTAACCAAGTTATAATTTGGTTGAACCCGATGCTCATTTATTTACACATCACGCTTATTTAACCATTTTGCCAGCAAAATCCGACGTATGATGGCTAGGTTATTAAATAAGCGTACCCCAAATGCTACAATGGCTGCCATGTACAGATCAATGCCTAGAAAAGCTCCAAGAAAGGCTAGTCCAGCGGCAAACAGCGTATTGAAAAAGAACCCAGATAAAAAGACCCGAACATTGAACACTCGTTCCAAATAAGATCGAATGCCACCAAAAAT
It includes:
- the ftsA gene encoding cell division protein FtsA, yielding MVNSQNDLIVSIDIGTSKVRVMIGEVNNGNINIIGVGQSHSEGISRGTIVDIDQTVHAIREAVDHAERMVGVTIEDVYVGISGTHIELFETQGVVAVSSEDREIREEDIDRVVQAAKVVALPPDREIIDVVPTEFVVDGLGKIKDPRGMIGVRLEMEGTIVTGSKTVIHNVVRCAQRADLQVAGIFLQPLAASSVALTKDDKNLGVVLVDIGAGSTTIAIFEQGQLVATSTLTIGGDHITNDIALGLRTHTEVAEKMKRKHGCALIDEASDEEKFKVTRIGSEVEKQFTQVDLANIIEPRAAEIFNLIEDEVYRLGFQNEIAGGYVLTGGTVCMPGMLELANEELAAPVRIAIPDYIGVRDPGYTIGVGLIQYASMLTNYKSKKPAPAKAASRPAPSAPKRDSQGNFIEKMKNWFSEFI
- a CDS encoding DUF1290 domain-containing protein, with the translated sequence MWLPIVGLIAGVIAGFYLNINVPQEYSSYVSIALLAGLDTIFGGIRSYLERVFNVRVFLSGFFFNTLFAAGLAFLGAFLGIDLYMAAIVAFGVRLFNNLAIIRRILLAKWLNKRDV